Proteins from a genomic interval of Apteryx mantelli isolate bAptMan1 chromosome 5, bAptMan1.hap1, whole genome shotgun sequence:
- the SLC10A4 gene encoding sodium/bile acid cotransporter 4, translating to MASSGEPPAGGGGPDGGRLGESSLSRGLSVLVGLALCVTMLGLGCAVELGQLGQQLRRPVGVLLALLGQFIAMPLLAFLLALLFALDEVAAVAVLLCGSCPGGNLSNLMSLLVDGDMNLSIIMTASSTLLALFLMPLCLWVYSRHWINTTLVQLLPLGAVSLTLGSTLLPIGLGVLIRYKHPHVADLLVKVSLWSLLVTLVILFILTGTMLGPDLMAHIPASVYAIAVLMPLAGYALGYGLATVFALPPHCRRTVSLETGCQNVQLCTAILKLTFPPQLIGSMYMFPLLYALFQSAEAGLFVLAYKMYGRESYKQDTLGEEDDTDISYKKLKEEEVADTSYGTVTTEEHSSVQMEPVQTTL from the exons ATGGCCAGCTCCGGGGAGccgccggccggcggcggcggccccgacgGCGGCCGCCTCGGGGAGAGCTCCCTGAGCCGGGGCCTGAGCGTGCTGGTGGGGCTGGCGCTGTGCGTGAccatgctggggctgggctgcGCTGTGGAGCTGGGACAGCTCGGCCAGCAGCTGCGGCGGCCCGTGGGggtgctgctggcgctgctggggCAGTTCATCGCCATGCCGCTGCTGGCCTTCCTCCTGGCGCTCCTCTTCGCCCTCGACGAGGTGGCGGCCGTGGCCGTGCTGCTGTGCGGTTCCTGCCCCGGCGGCAACCTCTCCAACCTCATGTCGCTGCTCGTCGACGGGGACATGAATCTCAG CATTATCATGACCGCCTCCTCCACCTTGCTGGCCCTCTTCCTGATGCCCCTGTGCCTCTGGGTCTACAGTCGCCACTGGATCAACACGACCCTGGTGCAGCTGCTGCCCCTGGGAGCGGTGAGCCTGACGCTGGGCAGCACCCTCCTGCCCATCGGGCTGGGGGTGCTCATCCGCTACAAGCACCCCCACGTCGCCGACCTCCTGGTTAAG GTTTCCCTGTGGTCCCTCCTGGTGACTCTGGTGATCCTGTTCATCCTGACTGGGACCATGCTGGGGCCAGACCTGATGGCACATATTCCTGCGTCAGTCTACGCCATAGCGGTGCTGATGCCTCTGGCGGGGTATGCCTTGGGCTACGGCTTAGCCACGGTCTTTGCACTGCCGCCGCACTGCAGGAGGACAGTGTCCCTGGAAACGGGGTGTCAAAACGTCCAGCTGTGCACTGCCATCCTGAAACTCACCTTCCCGCCGCAGCTCATCGGCAGCATGTACATGTTCCCCTTGCTTTATGCACTTTTTCAGTCGGCAGAAGCAGGACTCTTTGTGCTGGCATACAAGATGTATGGGAGAGAGAGCTACAAACAAGACACTCTCGGTGAGGAGGACGACACGGATATTTCCTACAAGAAACTGAAAGAGGAGGAGGTGGCCGATACCTCGTACGGCACAGTGACCACAGAGGAGCACAGCTCTGTTCAGATGGAGCCGGTGCAGACCACGCTTTAG
- the ZAR1 gene encoding zygote arrest protein 1 — translation MAEEAMESYLYAAYHPYSYRYPPPKGKGGAAGGWRPRGGYFPGYGDAAAAAEYFDNYQRAQLKAILSQVNPNLTPRLRKANTKEVGVQVNPRQDASVQCSLGPRTLLRRRPGPGPAAPRPQEPEPEQGSPATTSTRAVRFPRTIAVYSPMASRRLTTFLEEPDAEPERRPQDEPAAAVGEEAAAVEEAAAALKEQREAEAAAVRASWEQPPAEGGAEPLGQRPPAPPAAPGPAAAAPTPEGGREEAAAGDGAARAEPAAAAAPKREPAQGKTRLRFQFLEQKYGYYHCKDCNIRWESAYVWCVQGTNKVYFRQFCRTCQKSYNPYRVEDITCQSCKQTRCTCPVKMRHVDPKRPHRQDLCGRCKGKRLSCDSTFSFKYII, via the exons atGGCGGAGGAGGCGATGGAGAGCTACCTGTACGCCGCCTACCACCCCTACTCCTACCGCTACCCGCCGCCCAAGGGcaagggcggcgcggcgggcggctggcggccgcggggcggctaCTTCCCGGGCtacggggacgcggcggcggcggccgagtaCTTCGACAACTACCAGCGGGCGCAGCTGAAGGCGATCCTCTCGCAGGTCAACCCCAACCTGACGCCGCGGCTCCGCAAGGCCAACACCAAGGAGGTGGGCGTCCAGGTCAACCCGCGCCAGGACGCCTCGGTGCAGTGCTCCCTCGGGCCCCGCACGCTgctgcggcggcgccccgggcccggccccgccgcgccgcggccccaggagccggagccggagcaggGCAGCCCCGCCACCACCAGCACCCGCGCCGTGCGCTTCCCCCGCACCATCGCCGTCTATTCGCCCATGGCCTCCCGCAGACTCACCACCTTTCTGGAGGAGCCGGACGCCGAGCCCGAGCGGCGGCCGCAGGACGAGCCGGCCGCAGCCgtcggggaggaggcggcggccgtcgaggaggcggcggccgcgctgAAGGAGCAgcgggaggcggaggcggccgcCGTCCGGGCGAGCTGGGAGCAGCCCcccgcggagggcggcgcggagccgctggggcagcgcccgcccgcgccccccgccgcgccggggcccgcggcggcggcgcccacgcccgagGGGGgccgggaggaggcggcggcgggggacggcgcggcgcgggcagagccggcggccgccgccgccccgaagCGGGAGCCGGCGCAGGGCAAGACCCGCCTGCGCTTCCAG TTCCTGGAGCAGAAGTACGGCTACTACCACTGCAAGGACTGCAACATCCGCTGGGAGAGCGCGTACGTGTGGTGCGTGCAGGGCACCAACAAG GTCTATTTCCGGCAGTTCTGCCGGACGTGCCAGAAGTCCTACAACCCCTACCGCGTCGAGGACATCACCTGCCAG AGCTGCAAGCAGACGAGGTGCACCTGCCCTGTGAAGATGCGCCACGTGGATCCCAAGAGGCCCCATCGCCAAGATCTCTGTGGGAGATGCAAAGGCAAACGCCTCTCCTGCGATAGCACGTTCAGTTTCAAATATATTATCTGA